The DNA region ATTAGTCATTCGAGTCACGCCATTAGTAGCGTGACTCGAACGACTATTTCCTGAACTCTGTTGTTGACGACTAATTTCCTCCTTGGTTCGAACATTGCTAGTTTTGCTAGCATCCTTGAGGTAGAGGTAATAGCGGCCTTCACGCTTGATGATATAGCCATCCTTTACCTCATTAACAATATCAGCTTGGTTAAGAATGTAGCTGCTATCTTTGAGAATCAATTCCTCACTGATGATAGCGTCATAAGGTACCTTACCGTTATAATAATGGTAATGATCTCCATGGGACGTTACATAGCCTTGATCAGTTATTTTAACAACAATCTGTTCTGCATCAATGCCTTCCTTGGCACTCACTTCATCAGGACTCATATTTTTGGTATCAGTAACAACACTGTTTTTATCTGTTGAACTTTGATTCCCTTCTACATACGCTACCCGATTCTGATCCTGGCTGACACTTTCCTGATAGCGCCCCAACTGATAGCATGCTACACCAAGTAGCAATGCTGCCGCTACGCTATAGATATACTTTTTCTTCATAAGTCCTCCCTTTTTGGTTGTCTTTTCACAAAAACTTAACCAGTTAATATTTTTACTATATCACCGCTCCCCCCAATTTGTCAAGTCTTTTTCTGACACACCGGATATATGAATGACAAGTTTCTCCATTGTATCCACAATCCGATTAGGTACTTACTCCTATTCCTCTGCCTTGGAAAGAGCAACTAATATTCAATTTCGATTGGCTAAACTTTAAAGTTCGTCTACTTGGATAACTCCAGCAACTAAAATCTAGAAGGGCTAATTTCTAAACTTACGAAAAAATGACCCACTAGTGATTGCACCTTTCCAGTTTTTAGAGCGTAAGAAAAAATGGCCCACTGGACCATTTTTTTAATCTTCATTTACGAATGGTAAAAGTGCCATAACGCGAGCACGTTTGATTGCTGTTGTTACTTTACGTTGGTTTTTAGCTGATGTTCCAGTCACACGACGTGGAAGGATTTTTCCACGTTCAGAAATGAAACGGCTAAGAAGTTCAGTATCTTTGTAATCAACATATTCAATTTTGTTAGCTGCGATATAGTCAACTTTTTTACGGCGCTTGAAACCGCCACGACGTTGTTGAGCCATGTTTATTCTCCTTTATATTATGATAGTACGGGTCAAAAAGCTATTGAAAGTGGGAAATGCACCGAAGTATATCTACCCCTTGAAAATTCATATCTTTTCAAGCTTTTTCCCAAAACTCAAACCTATCTTGAGTTATAAGTCCACCCCACCTTAGAACGGTAGGTCATCGTCTGATATGTCCATCGGATTGCTTGTCCCAAATGGACTTTCTTCTCGAGCGAAGTTCGGTGTAGATTGTGATGGTGCTTGATAAGATGAGTTATAATCATTTCCCCCAGCAAATGAAGAACCAGTAGAATAACCGCCTTGTCCTTCACGAACAGAGCGACTCTCAAGAAGTTGAAAACTTTCTGCAACGACTTCTGTAACGTAGACACGTTGCCCTTGTTGATTATCATAACTACGGGTCTGGATACGACCTGTAACACCAATCAGTGCACCTTTCTTAGCCCAATTCGCCAAATTTTCAGCTTGTTGGCGCCAAATCACTACGTTGATAAAGTCCGCTTCACGCTCACCGTTTTGATTTTTAAAATTACGGTTGACCGCTAAAGTAAAAGTCGCAACAGCCTGATTAGACGGGGTGTAACGAAGTTCTGCATCGCGGGTCATACGACCAACCAATACTACATTATTTATCATAAACTACCTTCTTACGCGTCAAGTTTGACAATCATGTGACGAAGAATGTCGCTGTTGATTTTTGACAAACGGTCAAACTCTCTGAGAGCTTCATCGTTGCTTGCTTCAACGTTAACGACATGGTAAAGGCCTTCACGGAAATCATTGATTTCGTACGCAAGGCGACGTTTTTCCCATGCTTTTGATTCAACGATTGTTGCACCGTTGTCAGTCAAGATAGAGTCAAAGCGTGCTACCAAAGCATTTTTAGCTTCTTCTTCAATGTTTGGACGAATAATATAAAGAATTTCGTATTTAGCCATTGATATGTTCCTCCTTTTGGTCTAATGACTCATGGTCTAGCCACGAGTAAGTGAGGGATACTCACAGAAAATAATTATACCATAATATCGAAAATGTACAAGTAAAAACCATTTTCTTAAAACGATTTCATCTCTTAGGTGACAATGACCTGTACTGTTTAAGCTACGATAGCCTTGGCTACCTCTTCTGTTGTCATGCGTGAAAAATAGTGGGTCGTATCAATCTCTTGAAGCTTGGAAAGGACATCTACGTACTCATAACGAGTACCAACAAGAAGACTTTCAATATCTGACACATCTCCTATACCAAAAAAGTCACCGTAAATCTTAATTGATTCGATAACAGATTTTTCTGTCTTGATGTAAGTAGTAATTTTTCCAGCTTGGTAACGAATACTACGCTCCACTGTGTATTCTGGTGTCTGGCCATAAGTCCAGTCCCAAGTCGCAAATTGTGTATCACGAATTTTCTGGATACGAGCCAAATCATCTTCTGAAAGAATGTATTCGTCCATATCTGGATATTCCTGTTTCATCTGATTAAGAATGGCCTCCTTAAATTCCAGAACGGTCATCTTCTCAGGTAACTCATTGTTGATATTCGTCACACGAGCGCGAACAGACTTTACTCCCTTGGATTCAATCTTGTCCTTGCTCACTTTAAGAGCACTAGCAAGAACAGACATATCTACATCAAAGAGTAAGCAACCGTGGTGCATCATTCGCCCTTTAGCATAGGCTTGGGCATTGCCACAGATTTTCTTTCCATCGATTTCAAGATCGTTACGACCTGTAAAATTGGCCTCCACACCCAGAGTTGCCAGAGTGTCAATCACAGGCTTGGAAAAGGTTTTGAAATCAAAAGCTCCTTCATCCGCCTTGTTAGAGATAATAGTATAGTTAAGATTGTTAAGGTCATGATAAACTGCTCCACCACCTGATAGACGGCGAACGACATGAATTCCTTTTTCATCGGTAAATTCTTTATTGATTTCTTCAATGGCATTTTGATGCTTGCCGATAATAATGGCAGGTTCATTAATCCAAAGGATGAAAATCTCATCAATATCAGTCAATTCCTTGAAGGCATAGGCTTCAAGAGCGATATTATATGCTGGGTCGTTGCTGTTATTTATGATGTATTTCATGGATAGTTCCTCTCTTGTTAACTAATTTTTATTATAGTGGAAACGATAACAAAAGACAAGTCCAAAGACCTGTCTTTCCTGTCTAATCAATAACTGCTCCATTTGTAGCAATCACTTTTTTATACCAGTCAAAGGATTTTTTCTTAGAACGTTTGAGACTGCCCTTGCCTTCATTGTCTCGATCAACATAGATAAAGCCATAGCGCTTTTTCATCTCTCCAGTTCCAGCAGAAACCAAGTCTATGCAACCCCAGGTGGTATAGCCCATGAGTTCTACCCCGTCCTCAACAATGGCATCACGCATGGCTGCAATGTGTTGACGGAGGTAATCAATGCGGTAATCATCTGCTACATAGCCATTTTCATCCGGTGTATCAACAGCACCAAGACCATTTTCTACGATAAACATCGGTTTTTGATATCGATCCCAAATAGCATTGAGGGTAATGCGAAGACCAAGCGGATCAATCTGCCAACCCCACTCTGATGCTTTTAAATAAGGATTTTTAATAGAAGCAAAGATGTTCCCTGCTGTCTGTTCTTGGACGGCGGGGTCACCAGAAGCAACACGACTAGAATAGTAAGAGAAGGAGATAAAGTCAACTGTATGTTCTTGGAGCAAAGCTAAGTCTTCTTCTGTCATCTCTAGTTCAATACCTGCACGCTCCCATTTCTTCTTAGCATAGTTTGGATAGTAGCCACGCGCCTGCACATCTATAAAGAAATAATTTTCACGGTCTTCTTTCATTGCTTCCCAATAATCACGTGGATGGGCAGTATGTGGATAATACTGACCGGCTGCCAACATACAACCAACCTTATTTTCTGGGTCAATCTCATGGGCCAATTTGGTAGCAATTGCTGACGCAACAAGTTCATGGTGAGCTGCTTGATATTTGACCTGTTCTACATTTTCACCCTCTTCAAAATAGAGGCCTGCTCCCATAAATGGAGCATGGAGAATCATGTTGATTTCATTGAAAGTGAGCCAGTGTGTTACCAACCCCTTGTAGCGCGTAAAGAGGGTACGACAGAGACGCTCGTAAAATTCCAACATCTCACGGTTACGCCAGCCACCGTAAGTCTCAATCAAGTGCATAGGGCAATCAAAATGGGTGATGGTGACCAAGGGCTCAATCCCATATTTATGGCATTCCTTGAACAAGTCTTCGTAGAATTGAAGACCTTTTTCATTTGGCTCTAACTCATCTCCTTTCGGAAAAATCCGTGACCAAGCAATTGATAAACGATATGTTTTAAAACCCATCTCACCAAAGAGAGCAATATCTTCCTTGAAATGGTGGTACATATCAATAGACTCCTTAGCTGGATAAAAGTAACCATCCTCGAAGTTGAACATCTTTCGCTTTCCTGCAATAATTGGAAAACGTTCTGGACCGATTGGTACTACATCCACATTGGCAAGACCACGCCCATCTACATCATAGGCACCTTCACATTGGTTGGCCGCTGTTGCACCACCCCATAAAAATCCTTCTGGAAATACTTTTGTTTCTGTCATGTTGTCTCCTTTGCTTTATCATAAATGGTTAAGTTTTTTATAAAAATCTTCTCTTTAGAAATCGTAAACCTTAAAGTCATGGGCAGAATCAATCAATTTTTCAAATATCATTTGCCCTTTTTCTACCTCCACTGTCAGTTGACAGATAGCACAATTGGATAAGAAGACTCCTGGTGGAAATGGTACCTCCAAAATCTGTACTAAGCCCCAAATAGCAGCACCGTGACTAACCATGAGAATGGGATCAGCAGAATCAAGCTTTGCCACCGATAGAATAGCTTCTTTGACCCGTTTTCCAACCGCACGAATATCCTCTCCACCAAACGGTACCAAGAGATTTTCAAAAGAACGAGCTCCCGGACGATGCTTTGGAAGAAGCTCTTCTTCTCGTGCTTCAAAAATACCAAAGTTCATCTCTTTCAGCTCCTTAAGCTGTTTGTAGGGAGCATTTGTTACCAGTTTTAGCGTATCGGTCGCCCGTTCCTGAGTTGAAGAGTAAGCCGACTGAAATACAATCCCTCGTTCAGCAAAATACTGAGCAACCGCTTGAGCTTGAGCAATTCCCTTTTCAGTCAAGGGAGAATCTGACCAACCCTGAACACGTTTCTGTGTATTGAATAAGGTCTCACCGTGGCGCATTAAATAAATTGTTTTTGCCATAAAATCTAAACCTCCTAATCCTTTAAAATGCTTGCTCCGTTGCTAGCAATAACATCCTTGTACCAGAAAAAAGAGTCCTTACGAGAACGGTTGAAACTACCATTTCCTTGATCATCTGCATCTACATAGATAAAACCATAGCGCTTAGACATTTCACTGGTTGAAGCAGAAACAAGGTCAATACAGCCCCAAGGAGTATAGCCCATGAGTTCTACGCCATCTTCGATAGCTTCGTACATTTGCTTGACGTGTTTTTCAAGATAATCAATACGATATTGGTCATGAATAGAGCCGTCCACCTCAACCGTGTCAAGTGCCCCCAGACCATTTTCCACAATAAAAAGAGGAACCTGGTAACGGTCATATAACTTGTTTAGAGTCACACGTAGTCCGACTGGATCAATCTGCCAGCCCCAATCTGATGCTTCCAGATAAGGATTTGCTTCACCTAGTATCAAGTTTCCTGCTGTTGCTTTTTGCTCAGGAGTCTGGTTATTGGGGTGACGAGTCACAGAGGTCATGTAGTAAGAAAAACTCATAAAATCCACAGGATACTGTTTCAAAATAGCTTCATCACCCGATTCAAATTGCACCTGAATATTATTTTCTTTGAAGAAGCGCTTCATATAGCGGGGATACTGACCACGGATCTGAACATCTGAATAAAAAAGATTACTCTGATCCTTTTGAATAGCATGAAGGATGTCATCAGGATGACAGGTGGCCGGATAAGCTTCCATACGTGCCAACATGCAACCAACCTTGTTTTCAGGGTCAATTTCGTGAGCCGCTTTTGTTGCTAAACTTGAAGCGATAAATTGATGATGAACAGCTTGATACATCTCATCCAAATGTAATTGTCCATCCTCAAATAGCAGCCCTCCAGACAAGTAACCGGTCATCCCAAGAATATTGATTTCATTGAAAGTCAGCCAGTACTTGACTTTCCCCCTGTAACGCTTAAAGACCGTCTCTGCATAGTGAACAAAGAAGTCGATAACCTTACGATTTTTCCAACCACCATATTCTTTGACTAGATGAATAGGAAATTCATAGTGAGATAGAGTAACCAAGGGTTCGATACCGTATTTATTGAGTTCGTCAAAGACGGCATCATAGAAAGCTAATCCTTCTTCATTAGGTTCAAATTCATCACCATTTGGAAAAATACGTGACCAGGCGATGGATAGACGGAAGGTTTTGAAGCCCATTTCTGCAAAGAGCGCAATATCTTCCTTATAGCGATGGTAAAAATCAGAACCCCATCGTTTTGGATAAAGCCCTTCCTTATCATTTAAGGCAAAATCCAGATGTTCACGAGTCATAGGAGTTGTAAATTCGCCTCCCATGGTTTTACGCTCTTGCGGTGCTACTGCTCGGGAAGTATCAGATGTTGCAGGACCACGACCACCTAGGTTCCAACCACCTTCATACTGGTTGGCCGCCGTTGCACCACCCCAAAGAAATCCTTTTGGAAATCGTTTTTCTGTCATTGCTTATCTCCTTTTATACTGTTAATTCGATTTGTACGCCATCAAATCCCAAGACGCACGACTCATAATAACCATCTCCAGTGACTCGCGGGCCACTGAGAAGTGGGTAACCTGCTGCCACAAGTCGCTCTGTCAATTCATCCACAGCTTCCTCACTTCCTAGACTAAAGGCTAGATGAATAAGACCGAGATGATTGAGTTGGCTTGGTTTGTCCACCACGTCATCCCTGGTCATAATTTCCAGACGAGCTCCGTCTGCAAAGATTAGAAAATAGGATTTGAAACTGGTTTTCTGATTATGGTAGAGCTGATTGGATGTAGCATTAAAATAGGTCTCAAAGAAATGCCGCATTCCTTCCAGATCCTGTGTATAGATAGCCACATGTTCTATTTTCACACTCTTCTCCTCTCTTAAAGAAAAACGGCAAGCTGCCGTCTTTCCTATTCCACATCCTCACCATTGCTTGCAATGACTTTCTTGTACCAGTAGAATGAATCTTTTGGTGTTCGATTAAGTGTACCATTTCCAGCATCATCCATATCCACGTAGATAAAGCCGTAGCGTTTCCGCATTTCACCTGTTCCTGCTGACACTAGGTCGATACAGCCCCATGTAGTGTAGGCAATCAAGTCCACACCGTTAGCAATAGCGGCTGCCATAGCCTTGATATGAGCACGATGATAGTCGATTCGATATTGGTCATGGATAGAACCATCCTCTTCAACTGTGTCCAAAGCTCCTAGGCCATTTTCCACAATCATGACTGGAATTTCATAGCGATCATAGATTTTCTCAAGATAATACTGGAGACCTTTCGGATCCTGAGCCCAACCCCAATCTGAGTAAGTCAAGTAAGGATTTTTTGCTCCCATCGAAAAATTACCGGATACCGTATCTTCTACTTTATGGGTCGTCACAATCGTTGACATATAGTAGGAGAAGGTATACATGTCTACCTTACCTTCTGCAAGAAGTTCTAGGTCCCCTTCCTCCATTTGGACGACTACATTGTGCTCACTCCAGAGACGAGTAGCGTAGGTTCCATAGCGGCCTTTGGCTTGAACATCACTACAATAATAGATATTTTGCTCCCACTTGTGCTGATTTTCCAAGATGTCAGCTGGATCACAAGTTCCTGGATAGAAGGTGATACCGCAGATCATATTCCCAAATTGATAGCTTGGATCAATCTCATGTCCCAACTTTACTGCCTTAGCCGAGGCTATAAACTGGTGATGTAAATGCTGGTAAGCTTCTTGATAATCTGCATCCTGAGCTTCCCCGAACATATCCAGAAACATGATGGTATTATTGATTTCATTGAAGGTAATCCAGTATTTGACCAAACCTTTATACTCTTTAAAAATCGTCTCTGCATAACGCACATAGAAATCTACCAGTTTTCGGTTGGTCCAGCCTCCGTAACGCATTTCTAAAGAGAGTGGTGTATCAAAATGCCAGATAGAAACAAGTGGTTCAATACCGTACTTGTGACATTCTTCAAAGACTGAACGATAAAAATCAAGCCCTGCCTGGTTGGGTTTTGCATCATCACCGTTTGGAAAAATCCTAGCCCAAGAAATGGACAAACGAAAGACAGAGTAGCCCATCTCTGCAAATAGCTTGATGTCTTCCTTATAGCGATGATAAAAATCAACCGCCTTATGATTGGGATAATAATGATCTTCCAAAATCGCATACTCTGCACCTTCCGGTAAATGTCCCCCCATGTGCCCCATTGAAGCATATTTACCCGGCTTGCCTTCCTTGTCAATATAGGTTGTATAACGTGGACTAGATACGCTACCACCTGTTGTTACATCTGTCTGCACAAGACCTCGACCATCTACATTGTAAGCACCCTCGGCTTGGTTGGCAGCGATGGCGCCACCCCAGAGGAAATTCTTTGGAAATTTTGACATGATTATTACTCCCTTTTTATTTTCTAATGCTATTTGAGTGAAATCACCTTATCTACAAAAACGAATCCGAAGACCAACTCCGCTGCACTCCAACATTTGAGTAGCAAGCTAAATCCTTCACAGAAGTTTTTCTCAAGCAGATAGTTTGGAACGATATAAGGTAATTTTTGAAGAATATAAATATAGTATAAACTGATTTGTAATCCCTTTCTTCTAAAATAATATGTTATAATGATACTATCCTACGAATGAGAGATAGATATGCAAAATTATTTGAGCGATCAAGAATTTAAACATGCCATCAATTATGATAGCCAACTTTTGCCCTATAAGTTCTACCATACTAGTGTTATAGACGGTCTGCCAGATGTTCTATTTCATTGGCACAATGAATTTGAAATCAACTATGTTTATGGTGGAAGTGCTCGCTATCATATTGATTATGATTATTTTAATAGTCAGGCTGGAGATATTATCCTAGTTCGTCCAAATGCTCCTCATTCTATCCATCCTATAGAGGGACGCGGTCATGAAACAGCTACTTTCTTGTTTCATCTGGATATGCTGGGTACCTCGCAATCAGACAAAACAAACATGCTCTACTTCCAACCCTTACAAACGGATATTTTTAAATGCAAGCCTCGCATCCAACCTCATCAACCAGGCTACAGAGATATCAAATACTGCCTGATTTCTATTTTTGAGTTAGTTAAACATCAGCCACCCTATTTTGAACTACCCCTTAAGAGTAGATTGTTTGATCTCTTTTATCTGCTCTATCGCCATCATTACATTATTCGGAAAAATACCGATGATATGTATCGCAAGAATGAGAAACTACGAGAATTGATTGAGTACATCCAACAACATTATGACGAACCGTTACACATTGGGCAACTAGCGGAAATGATGGGCTACAGTAAAACTCATTTTATGGCTGTTTTCAAGCAACAGACAGGCACTTCTTGTTTGGAGTTTATCATTCAGGTTCGACTGCGAGCTGCAACAGAATTGCTGAACAATAGTCTCAAGCCAGTGGTCGAGATAGCCAATCAAGTTGGCTTTAACAATCTATCTAACTTCAACCGACAATTCAAACATTACTACCATACAACACCTAGCAACTACCGCAAGCAATTACGAAAAAATAGGGTTTATAGCCAAGTAAATCCAATTGATAAATAAGGAGAAACTGATGATTACCATGCACCTTTACTATACTGGTTCTGAAGGAAATGCGCGTGCCTTTGCCATGGAAATGGAAAGTTCTGGCATTGCAGACAGAATTCGCCAACAAGTTGGCAATAGCCGCTACCAATACTTTTCGCCCCTTGATGATCCCACGAGTATCTTGCTAGTTGACAGTTGGGATAATCAGGCAGCTCTTGACAGCCATCATGCTTCAGATATGATGCAAGAGATTATGAAGTTAAGAGAAAAGTATGGCCTGACCGTGCGCGCTGAACGGTACCTGTCTGATCAGGAAGGCATTCCCGAAAGTGACAAAAAATATCATACTGAGTAAGAGGAAAGGCTGGGAATAGACCCAGCTTTTTACTTGAACTTGTTTCTTTCTTATTCCTTATATTTCTCATCAATGACCGAACTAAACCAACGGCCATTAAGGACTGTCTTGTTAAGCTCATCCTTCACTTCGTTTGGTAGAGTCATATCAGCATCCATCTTCTTCAAAATATCTTCAGCAGTTTCCTTATCGCTAGATGGTTTTATGATAGCTTTTTTAGTATCTGCATCCATACTCAGAACTTCTTGACCGGAAGCTGTCCAAACAGGCCATTTCTCCAAATTTCCACCATTAGGATCACCATTTGCAACGAAGAATTTGAGATAAGTCTTAAAATCAGCACTGAGTGCTTGTGCTCCCTCTGACTCAAAGTCTTTTTCAATAAAACGGGTATAGTTGGATGGTTTTTGTAACAGAGGCTCAAAGACGCCATGGAAGGCTCCAAGAAAAGCTGCTGTTGTTGGAGTTATTGTTGCATTATCTCCATAAGAAATCTGACCGATGTAGATGGGAGACCGGTATCTTCCCTTCATAACACGAGCGCTTTCCATAGTATTTGAAAGCCGATAAAGCTGGCTTCCATAGGTCTCCGTATAGGTAAATTCCTTCCTCTTTTCCTCATCTTTGAAGAGACTACCATCAGAAAAAGAAGCGGAAAAGCGCTTATCAAAAGCAGAAAAGAGTGAAAATTCACTGGTTCCAGTCACAAGAAGCAAGGGAACATCATTATAAGTTTTGGTGTCAAACCCCTCTTTGGGAATGACTGTGCCATCTTTAAATAAATGAGGGAATACTGACATACGGATACCTGCGTTCCCCATCAATGGTGCCAAACGAGCTGCCGAAAGGCTGTAGAGATAATCTTGAACTTCTTGATCACTGCTCAACAGCCAATCCTTTGCCGCAACTTCATCTGCTTTTTTACCATCCTCAACTACCAACGGTGCTAAGGCTTTCGCAAAAACTTCCTGACTAGTGGCTTCATCTGCCAATGTCATACCCCCGCTGTAAGAAATTGCCTTGTGATATTTTCCTTTAAACAGTGGAGAAATAAGGGTTGCCATAACATCACGCCCACCGGCTGAAAAGCCTGTCAAGGTGACATTATTCTTGTCACCTCCAAAAACTTCAATATTTTCCTGCACCCAATCCAAAGCTGCTGCAATATCTAGAAGGCTGTAATTGCCAGAGTTCTCCAAGTCTGTTCCAGTCTTCAAAGCCACTAAGGGATTGAAACCAAGAGCACCCAAGCGATAGTTGACAGAAACGTAGATAGCATTCATATCCTTGACAAATGTATTACCTCTAATTTCCTGAGCGTGGCCAGTTTGGTTATTACCCCCATGCAGGAAAACAACAACTGGTAAGTTGACTGCTGTCGAATCCGGTCTAACCACATCCAAATTGAGAGCAGTCTCTGAACCAACGACCTCTCCATTGCTAAATTGGATGAACTTCTCGCCTGCTACCGTCGCATCGAAAGTACCATTCCAGCTTTCAACAGGTTGAGGTTCTTTCCATCTTAAATCACCAACCGGTGCTGCTGCATAGGGAAGACCCAACCATTCCAAAACACCATTTTCCTTGTCTTGATTTCCCTTTATTTTCCCGCTAGTAATCGTCTGAGTTGTATCATTTTTAAATCGAGTTACCCTTTCTTTGTCAGTTTGATCACAAGCTACCAAAAATAGTAGCAAACACAAACTGAGCCATCTTAATAGTTTCCTTTTCATATTGGAACACTCCCTTCTAAAATTTCATCTAGCGACGGATTACAACTTTCAATAAAGAAGGCTTCACTACCGTCAGCTTCTATGAATCGACACAAAGAAAAGGAGCTGGGGAGTGATTTCCCTAGCCCCTTTTAATGGTTGTTCAAATCTTGGGTTCTGTTTTATTTAACCGTCGTCAATAGGTAATCCCCTCTTTTCACCTGAGATTCTTGTGTGAATAAAACATCTGTGTAGTCAGCTGTATTAGCCACAATGATTGGAGTGATGATAGGCAGACCTGCTCTACGAATCAAATCCATATCAAAGGAAGAGAGTTTTTGCCCGGCTTCCACTCTATCTCCGACTTCAACAAAGTTGTCAAAACCTTTACCGTTAAGTGAAACAGTATCCATACCGATATGAATCAGGAGTTCTGCACCATTTTCCGTACGAAGTCCAATCGCATGTCCTGTTGGGAAAACAAGGGTGACCTCTGCATTTGTTGGAGCATAGACTACACCTTCTGTTGGTTCAACGGCAATACCATTCCCTAGAGCACCTGAAGCAAAAACTTCATCTGGTACATCAGCAAGGGGAACTACCTTACCTGTCAAAGGACTACCAATAATTTCTTGTTTGATTTTCTTTAATGTTGGAACAGACTCCGCCGGAGTCTCCTCTACTTTTTTTCAGTCGGTCCTCCATATAGATAAGGAACTGGAAGAGCCATTTGGATAGCAAAAGCAAGAACAACAGCCGTTATTGTCAAGGCAATCGCAGCAATCATACCTGACATATCTCCATTTGCTGGGTTAACCAATGAAGGATAGAGGAAGACTCCCAGACCACCAACAGAGTAACCAACAACATTAAAGAACATCATGGCAGCTCCAATAACACCTGAAACCGCACATGAGATGAAGAATGGAGTTTTCATTGGAAGTGTCACACCGTAAATAGCTGGTTCAGTTACACCGAAAAACGATGAGATGAGTGCTGGTGCCGCCACTGTTTTTACTTTCTGCTCCTTGGATTTCAATATGATAGCTGCCAGAA from Streptococcus ruminantium includes:
- the rpsF gene encoding 30S ribosomal protein S6 — its product is MAKYEILYIIRPNIEEEAKNALVARFDSILTDNGATIVESKAWEKRRLAYEINDFREGLYHVVNVEASNDEALREFDRLSKINSDILRHMIVKLDA
- a CDS encoding VOC family protein; this encodes MKIEHVAIYTQDLEGMRHFFETYFNATSNQLYHNQKTSFKSYFLIFADGARLEIMTRDDVVDKPSQLNHLGLIHLAFSLGSEEAVDELTERLVAAGYPLLSGPRVTGDGYYESCVLGFDGVQIELTV
- a CDS encoding lipoate--protein ligase; amino-acid sequence: MKYIINNSNDPAYNIALEAYAFKELTDIDEIFILWINEPAIIIGKHQNAIEEINKEFTDEKGIHVVRRLSGGGAVYHDLNNLNYTIISNKADEGAFDFKTFSKPVIDTLATLGVEANFTGRNDLEIDGKKICGNAQAYAKGRMMHHGCLLFDVDMSVLASALKVSKDKIESKGVKSVRARVTNINNELPEKMTVLEFKEAILNQMKQEYPDMDEYILSEDDLARIQKIRDTQFATWDWTYGQTPEYTVERSIRYQAGKITTYIKTEKSVIESIKIYGDFFGIGDVSDIESLLVGTRYEYVDVLSKLQEIDTTHYFSRMTTEEVAKAIVA
- the rpsR gene encoding 30S ribosomal protein S18; this translates as MAQQRRGGFKRRKKVDYIAANKIEYVDYKDTELLSRFISERGKILPRRVTGTSAKNQRKVTTAIKRARVMALLPFVNED
- a CDS encoding histidine phosphatase family protein, with amino-acid sequence MAKTIYLMRHGETLFNTQKRVQGWSDSPLTEKGIAQAQAVAQYFAERGIVFQSAYSSTQERATDTLKLVTNAPYKQLKELKEMNFGIFEAREEELLPKHRPGARSFENLLVPFGGEDIRAVGKRVKEAILSVAKLDSADPILMVSHGAAIWGLVQILEVPFPPGVFLSNCAICQLTVEVEKGQMIFEKLIDSAHDFKVYDF
- a CDS encoding glycoside hydrolase family 1 protein, which encodes MTEKRFPKGFLWGGATAANQYEGGWNLGGRGPATSDTSRAVAPQERKTMGGEFTTPMTREHLDFALNDKEGLYPKRWGSDFYHRYKEDIALFAEMGFKTFRLSIAWSRIFPNGDEFEPNEEGLAFYDAVFDELNKYGIEPLVTLSHYEFPIHLVKEYGGWKNRKVIDFFVHYAETVFKRYRGKVKYWLTFNEINILGMTGYLSGGLLFEDGQLHLDEMYQAVHHQFIASSLATKAAHEIDPENKVGCMLARMEAYPATCHPDDILHAIQKDQSNLFYSDVQIRGQYPRYMKRFFKENNIQVQFESGDEAILKQYPVDFMSFSYYMTSVTRHPNNQTPEQKATAGNLILGEANPYLEASDWGWQIDPVGLRVTLNKLYDRYQVPLFIVENGLGALDTVEVDGSIHDQYRIDYLEKHVKQMYEAIEDGVELMGYTPWGCIDLVSASTSEMSKRYGFIYVDADDQGNGSFNRSRKDSFFWYKDVIASNGASILKD
- a CDS encoding family 1 glycosylhydrolase encodes the protein MSKFPKNFLWGGAIAANQAEGAYNVDGRGLVQTDVTTGGSVSSPRYTTYIDKEGKPGKYASMGHMGGHLPEGAEYAILEDHYYPNHKAVDFYHRYKEDIKLFAEMGYSVFRLSISWARIFPNGDDAKPNQAGLDFYRSVFEECHKYGIEPLVSIWHFDTPLSLEMRYGGWTNRKLVDFYVRYAETIFKEYKGLVKYWITFNEINNTIMFLDMFGEAQDADYQEAYQHLHHQFIASAKAVKLGHEIDPSYQFGNMICGITFYPGTCDPADILENQHKWEQNIYYCSDVQAKGRYGTYATRLWSEHNVVVQMEEGDLELLAEGKVDMYTFSYYMSTIVTTHKVEDTVSGNFSMGAKNPYLTYSDWGWAQDPKGLQYYLEKIYDRYEIPVMIVENGLGALDTVEEDGSIHDQYRIDYHRAHIKAMAAAIANGVDLIAYTTWGCIDLVSAGTGEMRKRYGFIYVDMDDAGNGTLNRTPKDSFYWYKKVIASNGEDVE
- a CDS encoding 6-phospho-beta-glucosidase, producing the protein MTETKVFPEGFLWGGATAANQCEGAYDVDGRGLANVDVVPIGPERFPIIAGKRKMFNFEDGYFYPAKESIDMYHHFKEDIALFGEMGFKTYRLSIAWSRIFPKGDELEPNEKGLQFYEDLFKECHKYGIEPLVTITHFDCPMHLIETYGGWRNREMLEFYERLCRTLFTRYKGLVTHWLTFNEINMILHAPFMGAGLYFEEGENVEQVKYQAAHHELVASAIATKLAHEIDPENKVGCMLAAGQYYPHTAHPRDYWEAMKEDRENYFFIDVQARGYYPNYAKKKWERAGIELEMTEEDLALLQEHTVDFISFSYYSSRVASGDPAVQEQTAGNIFASIKNPYLKASEWGWQIDPLGLRITLNAIWDRYQKPMFIVENGLGAVDTPDENGYVADDYRIDYLRQHIAAMRDAIVEDGVELMGYTTWGCIDLVSAGTGEMKKRYGFIYVDRDNEGKGSLKRSKKKSFDWYKKVIATNGAVID
- a CDS encoding single-stranded DNA-binding protein, with translation MINNVVLVGRMTRDAELRYTPSNQAVATFTLAVNRNFKNQNGEREADFINVVIWRQQAENLANWAKKGALIGVTGRIQTRSYDNQQGQRVYVTEVVAESFQLLESRSVREGQGGYSTGSSFAGGNDYNSSYQAPSQSTPNFAREESPFGTSNPMDISDDDLPF